The proteins below come from a single Paracoccus sp. SCSIO 75233 genomic window:
- the rodA gene encoding rod shape-determining protein RodA, which translates to MSYLDYKVAETPRGFRKIFYLNWPLVVLLAAVASVGFLMLYSVAGGNINTWARPQMERFAVGMVAMIGLAFVPTWFWRGISIFAYLGCIALLIAVDLFGHVGMGAQRWINLGPIRLQPSELMKIALVLVLAAYYAWLDISKTSRPLWVLIPVVLILIPTGLVLQQPDLGTSLLLLMGGAIVMFAAGVSLWYFGAVFAAGAGLVWAVLESRGTSWQLLRDYQYRRIDTFLDPSSDPLGAGYNITQAQIALGSGGWSGRGFMQGSQSRLNFLPEKETDFIFTTLAEEFGFIGAGSLLLLYTLIVGFCLYSALSNRDRFSSLMTIGIAGTFFLFFSINMGMVMGLLPVVGVPLPLVSYGGTAMMILLMAFGMVQSAHVHRPR; encoded by the coding sequence ATGAGCTATCTCGATTACAAGGTCGCCGAGACCCCGCGCGGCTTCCGCAAGATTTTTTATCTCAACTGGCCGCTCGTGGTGCTGCTGGCGGCGGTCGCCTCGGTCGGGTTTCTGATGCTGTACTCGGTCGCGGGCGGCAATATCAACACATGGGCCCGCCCCCAGATGGAGCGTTTTGCCGTCGGCATGGTCGCCATGATCGGGCTTGCCTTCGTGCCGACATGGTTCTGGCGCGGGATCTCGATCTTTGCCTATCTGGGCTGCATCGCGCTGCTGATCGCGGTCGATCTGTTCGGCCATGTCGGCATGGGCGCGCAACGCTGGATCAATCTCGGCCCGATCCGCCTGCAACCGTCAGAGCTGATGAAAATCGCCCTCGTGCTGGTACTGGCGGCTTATTACGCATGGCTCGACATCTCCAAGACCTCACGCCCGCTCTGGGTGCTGATCCCGGTCGTGCTGATCCTGATCCCGACCGGGCTGGTACTGCAACAGCCCGATCTCGGCACCTCGCTTTTGCTGCTGATGGGCGGGGCCATCGTGATGTTCGCAGCCGGCGTCAGCCTGTGGTATTTCGGTGCCGTCTTCGCCGCCGGAGCGGGCCTCGTCTGGGCGGTGCTGGAAAGCCGCGGCACCTCATGGCAATTGCTGCGCGATTACCAATATCGCCGCATCGACACATTTCTTGACCCCTCATCCGATCCGCTCGGGGCCGGGTACAACATCACCCAGGCGCAGATCGCCCTTGGTTCCGGCGGCTGGTCGGGACGCGGCTTCATGCAGGGCAGCCAGTCGCGGCTGAACTTCCTGCCCGAGAAGGAAACCGATTTCATTTTCACCACGCTGGCCGAGGAATTCGGCTTCATCGGTGCCGGATCGCTGCTGCTTCTCTACACGCTGATCGTCGGTTTCTGCCTCTACTCGGCGCTGTCCAATCGCGACCGTTTTTCCAGCCTGATGACCATCGGTATCGCGGGTACGTTCTTCCTGTTCTTCTCGATCAATATGGGCATGGTGATGGGACTGCTGCCGGTCGTCGGCGTACCCCTGCCACTGGTCAGCTATGGCGGGACGGCGATGATGATTCTGCTGATGGCCTTCGGGATGGTGCAATCGGCGCATGTTCACCGGCCGAGATAG
- a CDS encoding glyoxylate/hydroxypyruvate reductase A, producing MRVLFAASDWEEWSAALRTACPEMELLQAAAPDSVDAILYAPSGPGCDFAAYPSARLVQSLWAGVERIAPDPSLTQPLARMVDPGLEQGMTEYCTGWVLRAHLGMDHYAQDGKWRGREVPPLAKNRRVTVLGAGALGGAVAGALVGLGFDVATWSLSGRGVDGATAFAGDQLEQALARAEILVLLLPDTAETRDILNGETLALLPQGCTIINPGRGTLIDDDALLASLDRGHISHAVLDVFRTEPLPPDHPYWAHPQVTVTPHIASDTRPETASLVVAENLRRVMRGESALYLVDRGKGY from the coding sequence ATGCGGGTACTCTTTGCGGCGAGTGACTGGGAGGAATGGTCGGCGGCGCTGCGGACTGCCTGCCCGGAGATGGAATTGCTGCAAGCGGCAGCGCCGGACAGCGTCGACGCAATCCTGTACGCACCCAGCGGGCCGGGCTGCGATTTTGCCGCCTACCCGTCCGCCCGTCTGGTTCAGAGCCTGTGGGCCGGGGTCGAACGCATCGCGCCGGATCCAAGCCTGACCCAGCCCCTTGCCCGCATGGTCGATCCGGGGCTTGAGCAGGGCATGACCGAATATTGCACCGGCTGGGTGCTCAGGGCGCATCTGGGCATGGATCACTATGCGCAAGACGGCAAATGGCGTGGCAGAGAGGTGCCGCCGCTGGCGAAAAACCGGCGCGTGACGGTGCTGGGCGCAGGCGCGCTTGGCGGTGCGGTCGCAGGCGCGCTCGTCGGTCTGGGCTTCGATGTCGCGACATGGTCGCTGTCGGGCCGGGGCGTCGACGGTGCCACGGCATTTGCGGGCGACCAACTGGAACAGGCGCTGGCGCGCGCCGAAATTCTTGTTCTGCTGCTGCCGGATACGGCGGAGACGCGGGACATTCTTAATGGAGAAACGCTTGCCCTGCTGCCTCAGGGCTGCACCATCATCAACCCCGGTCGTGGCACGCTGATCGACGACGACGCATTGCTGGCGTCACTGGATCGCGGCCATATCAGCCACGCCGTGCTGGACGTGTTCCGGACCGAGCCGCTGCCGCCCGATCACCCCTACTGGGCGCATCCGCAGGTCACGGTCACGCCGCATATCGCCTCCGACACCAGACCAGAGACCGCATCGCTGGTTGTGGCGGAGAATCTGCGCCGGGTCATGCGTGGGGAAAGCGCCCTGTATCTCGTGGATCGGGGCAAGGGTTACTAG
- a CDS encoding SseB family protein: MTPLDALCEAPFHELPDAARARVLNRLADTEIVVALADEPEGDRVELKLFDLAEGRMAVAADREDRLSAFFDAPVAYAALPGRVLAAMLAPENVTLMVNPSAPSEMLLSPETLGWLSEALSDAPDEDQVGPASLSAPSAQMIAALAGPLATRLEDMSGLVESAALVTAEWPDGGRGHLIVVHGVAEARRAVLAKALAELIAFLPPLPDACDVAFDLPLPENALIIRLEKTEARQPGTGPVAPGSDPEKPPILRF; encoded by the coding sequence ATGACCCCGCTTGATGCGCTTTGCGAAGCGCCGTTTCACGAACTGCCCGATGCGGCGCGGGCCCGTGTGCTGAACCGGCTGGCGGATACGGAGATCGTCGTCGCTCTCGCCGACGAGCCGGAGGGGGACCGGGTCGAGTTGAAACTGTTCGATCTGGCAGAGGGGCGGATGGCTGTCGCCGCTGATCGGGAGGATCGTCTGTCGGCGTTTTTCGATGCGCCGGTCGCCTATGCAGCCCTGCCGGGGCGGGTGCTGGCGGCGATGCTTGCGCCGGAAAATGTCACGCTGATGGTTAACCCTTCCGCACCCTCGGAGATGTTACTGTCGCCGGAGACGCTGGGTTGGCTTTCAGAGGCGCTGTCTGATGCGCCGGACGAGGATCAGGTTGGCCCGGCCAGCTTGTCGGCACCGTCTGCGCAGATGATCGCGGCGCTGGCAGGCCCTCTGGCCACACGGCTGGAGGATATGTCGGGGCTGGTCGAATCGGCGGCGCTGGTGACGGCGGAATGGCCGGATGGCGGTCGGGGGCATCTGATCGTGGTGCATGGCGTTGCGGAGGCACGCCGGGCCGTGTTGGCGAAGGCATTGGCGGAGCTGATCGCTTTCCTGCCGCCCCTGCCGGATGCCTGCGATGTCGCCTTTGATCTGCCCTTGCCGGAAAACGCGCTGATTATCCGGCTGGAAAAGACCGAAGCCCGGCAGCCAGGCACAGGCCCGGTCGCGCCCGGCAGCGACCCGGAGAAGCCGCCGATCCTGCGCTTCTAG
- a CDS encoding uracil-DNA glycosylase family protein, with translation MTDTAELIAEIRACTICAERFAGTQTHHRPRPVVWFAPGAKLLIAGQAPGARVHESGKPFDDPSGKRLREWMGVDEATFYDKSRIAIVPMAFCFPGYDKNGADLPPPAICAATWRARVMDFLQPKLTLLIGGYAHRWHLGSRQSVTAAVAGWRDHAPSVFPLPHPSWRNTGWLKRNPWFEAELLPELRARIQEVLNDPA, from the coding sequence ATGACTGACACAGCCGAACTGATCGCGGAAATCCGCGCCTGCACGATCTGCGCGGAACGCTTCGCGGGGACGCAGACGCATCACCGCCCGCGCCCGGTGGTCTGGTTTGCGCCGGGTGCGAAGCTGCTGATCGCAGGGCAGGCGCCCGGTGCGCGGGTGCATGAAAGCGGCAAGCCGTTCGATGATCCCTCCGGGAAACGGCTGCGGGAATGGATGGGTGTCGATGAGGCGACGTTCTATGACAAAAGCCGGATCGCAATTGTGCCGATGGCATTCTGTTTTCCCGGATATGACAAGAACGGGGCCGATCTGCCGCCGCCTGCGATCTGTGCTGCGACATGGCGGGCGCGGGTCATGGATTTTCTGCAACCCAAACTGACGCTGCTGATCGGCGGCTATGCGCATCGCTGGCATCTCGGGTCTCGGCAGAGCGTTACGGCGGCGGTGGCGGGTTGGCGCGATCATGCCCCGTCCGTCTTCCCCTTGCCTCATCCGTCCTGGCGCAATACCGGGTGGCTGAAGCGCAATCCGTGGTTTGAGGCTGAGTTGCTGCCGGAGTTGCGCGCAAGGATTCAGGAGGTGCTGAATGACCCCGCTTGA
- a CDS encoding ABC transporter ATP-binding protein yields MLEFDNVSKSFWTGTQRKVILDRASFRVDLGQSLGILAPNGTGKTTVINMMCGLEKPDEGSIRSECRVSFPLGFMGGVVSMHSANENSRFIARIYGLDPDYVAAFTRWLTDIDEYFDMPVATYSSGMRQRFVFSLLLSLEFDIYLIDEGMPNATDAEFNRKAGQVLKERLKNSTVVVVSHSAQILEEFCQRAAVLRDGKLYMFDTLQEAKQYYDYSA; encoded by the coding sequence ATGCTGGAATTCGATAACGTCTCAAAATCATTCTGGACCGGGACGCAGCGCAAGGTCATCCTCGATCGGGCGTCGTTCCGTGTCGATCTTGGGCAATCGCTGGGCATTCTGGCCCCGAACGGCACCGGCAAGACCACGGTCATCAATATGATGTGCGGGCTGGAAAAGCCTGACGAGGGCAGCATCAGAAGCGAATGCCGGGTCTCATTTCCGCTGGGGTTCATGGGCGGGGTGGTTTCGATGCATTCCGCCAATGAAAATTCTCGTTTTATAGCAAGAATTTATGGCCTTGACCCGGATTATGTCGCCGCCTTCACCCGCTGGCTGACCGATATCGACGAATATTTCGACATGCCGGTCGCGACCTACTCCTCCGGGATGCGTCAGCGTTTCGTGTTTTCGCTGCTGCTGTCGCTGGAATTCGACATCTACCTGATCGACGAAGGCATGCCGAACGCCACCGACGCCGAATTCAACCGCAAGGCGGGACAGGTCCTGAAAGAGCGGCTGAAGAACTCCACCGTCGTCGTCGTTTCCCACAGCGCCCAGATTCTGGAAGAATTCTGCCAGCGCGCGGCCGTCCTGCGCGATGGCAAGCTTTATATGTTCGACACGCTTCAAGAGGCAAAACAATATTATGACTACTCCGCCTAA